One Desulfuromonas acetexigens genomic window carries:
- a CDS encoding GTP-binding protein, protein MSFINYASREINCKIVYYGPGLCGKTTNLQYIYQKTAPEAKGKMISLATETERTLFFDFLPLALGEIRGFKTRFHLYTVPGQVFYDASRKLILKGVDGVVFVADAQDERLDANIESLENLKDNLEEQGYKLENLPFVVQYNKIDLPNITPIEELRRLINPGGVLDFTACAMTGEGVFETLKAVAKLILVDLKKGSR, encoded by the coding sequence ATGTCATTCATCAACTACGCTTCCCGGGAGATCAACTGCAAAATCGTTTATTACGGGCCCGGGCTCTGCGGCAAGACCACCAATCTGCAATACATCTATCAGAAGACCGCTCCCGAGGCCAAGGGCAAGATGATCTCCCTGGCCACGGAGACCGAGCGCACCCTCTTCTTTGACTTTCTGCCCTTGGCCCTTGGCGAGATTCGCGGCTTCAAAACCCGCTTCCATCTCTACACGGTGCCGGGACAGGTCTTCTACGACGCCTCGCGCAAGCTCATTCTCAAAGGGGTCGACGGCGTGGTTTTCGTCGCCGATGCCCAGGACGAACGGCTCGATGCCAATATCGAAAGCCTGGAGAATCTCAAGGACAACCTGGAGGAGCAGGGCTACAAACTAGAAAACCTGCCCTTCGTCGTTCAGTACAACAAAATCGACCTGCCCAACATCACGCCGATCGAAGAGCTGCGGCGGCTGATCAACCCCGGGGGAGTGCTCGATTTCACCGCCTGCGCCATGACCGGCGAGGGCGTCTTCGAAACCCTCAAGGCCGTTGCCAAGCTGATTCTGGTCGACCTGAAAAAGGGTTCCCGCTAA
- a CDS encoding roadblock/LC7 domain-containing protein encodes MFGSQPSFVMYDEEFKKINVVIERLLRESNSKVIFLVDKNGQLISAVGETEHMDTTSLASLTAGNIAATGGLAKLIGEKEFSILFHEGEKDNLHISIVAGRVILVVIFDQRSSLGLVRLRVKKASEELGRIFDELAKKTAETEKTNKMSPFAEITDDDIDNLFR; translated from the coding sequence ATGTTCGGTTCTCAACCATCCTTTGTCATGTATGACGAAGAGTTCAAGAAAATCAATGTTGTTATAGAACGTCTCCTGCGCGAGTCCAACTCCAAGGTGATTTTTCTGGTCGACAAAAACGGCCAGCTGATCTCTGCCGTTGGTGAAACCGAACATATGGACACCACCAGCCTGGCGTCGCTCACCGCCGGCAATATCGCCGCGACCGGTGGTTTGGCCAAGCTGATCGGCGAAAAAGAGTTCTCCATCCTCTTTCACGAGGGGGAAAAGGACAATCTTCACATCTCCATTGTTGCCGGACGAGTGATCCTGGTCGTCATCTTCGACCAGCGCAGCTCCCTCGGCTTGGTGCGCCTGCGTGTCAAAAAAGCCAGCGAAGAATTGGGTCGGATCTTTGACGAACTCGCGAAAAAGACCGCCGAAACCGAGAAGACCAACAAGATGAGCCCCTTCGCGGAAATTACCGACGACGACATCGACAATCTTTTCAGGTAA
- the recQ gene encoding DNA helicase RecQ, whose protein sequence is MMENPRETLGRVFGFESFRPHQEQIIQDLIEGRDAFVLMPTGGGKSLCYQIPALHRPGVAIVVSPLIALMKDQVDALRFNGVRAAYYNSSLDGKTSRVVLQALQRGELDLLYVAPERLMSDEFLERLRQIEIALFAIDEAHCVSQWGHDFRPEYLALGALRDEFPAIPLIALTATADPQTRKDILTRLRLSPEACHVAGFDRPNIRYQVVEKHRPQGLLLEFLREHEGEAGIVYALSRKRVERIAESLQREGLLAAAYHAGLPDEERRRVQDAFSRDEIQVVVATVAFGMGIDKSNVRFVVHYDLPKNLESYYQETGRAGRDGLPAEALLLFGSGDIALSRGLIEKGSNPEQVRIELHKLNAMAAFAESQICRRRVLLGYFGEERQEDCGNCDICRNPPQTYDATEDARKALSCVYRVGQRFGAGHVIEVLRGGRGQRLLDLRHDQLSTYGIGADLSQAEWSSLLRQLVHLGYLRQDVADYSVLKLTERARPLLRGEEVLHLAKPRIPAVKKEAGETKGKKDLACDQVLFQRLRALRKTIAETAGVPPFVVFTDATLVELARVQPGDHAGLLRIGGIGAHKADRYGELFLAELADYRESQDKEMVAGEGEERREGDRLDCLAQ, encoded by the coding sequence ATGATGGAGAACCCCCGGGAAACTCTGGGCCGGGTCTTCGGCTTCGAATCTTTTCGGCCCCATCAGGAGCAGATCATCCAAGATCTGATCGAAGGGCGCGACGCCTTTGTCCTCATGCCCACCGGCGGAGGGAAATCCCTCTGTTATCAGATCCCGGCATTGCATCGCCCCGGTGTGGCCATCGTTGTCTCTCCCCTGATCGCCCTGATGAAGGATCAGGTCGATGCGCTGCGCTTCAACGGGGTGCGGGCCGCCTACTACAATTCCTCCCTTGACGGCAAGACCAGTCGCGTAGTTTTACAGGCACTGCAACGAGGCGAGCTCGATCTGCTTTATGTCGCCCCGGAACGGCTCATGAGCGATGAGTTTCTGGAGCGCTTGCGGCAGATCGAGATCGCTCTCTTCGCCATCGATGAAGCCCATTGCGTCTCCCAGTGGGGACACGATTTTCGTCCGGAATATCTGGCCCTCGGTGCTTTGCGGGATGAGTTTCCCGCCATCCCGCTGATTGCCCTGACCGCGACCGCCGATCCCCAGACCCGCAAAGATATCCTCACCCGTTTGCGCCTGAGCCCCGAAGCCTGTCATGTCGCCGGCTTCGACCGGCCGAATATCCGCTATCAGGTCGTGGAAAAGCACCGTCCCCAGGGATTGCTGCTGGAATTCCTGCGCGAGCACGAGGGGGAAGCGGGGATTGTCTACGCCCTGTCGCGGAAGCGGGTCGAGCGCATCGCCGAAAGCCTGCAACGGGAGGGGCTCCTGGCGGCGGCCTACCATGCGGGACTGCCCGACGAAGAACGGCGCCGGGTTCAGGATGCCTTTTCCCGGGACGAAATCCAGGTGGTGGTGGCGACCGTCGCCTTCGGCATGGGAATCGACAAATCCAATGTCCGCTTCGTTGTTCATTATGACTTGCCCAAGAACCTGGAAAGCTATTATCAGGAAACCGGCCGCGCCGGGAGGGACGGTTTGCCCGCCGAGGCCCTGCTCCTGTTCGGCAGCGGTGACATCGCCCTGTCTCGCGGGCTCATTGAAAAAGGGAGCAATCCCGAACAGGTGCGGATCGAACTGCACAAGCTCAACGCCATGGCCGCCTTCGCCGAAAGCCAGATTTGCCGCCGGCGGGTGCTGCTCGGCTACTTCGGCGAGGAACGGCAGGAAGATTGCGGCAACTGCGACATCTGCCGGAATCCACCACAAACCTATGATGCTACCGAGGATGCGCGCAAGGCGCTCTCCTGCGTCTATCGGGTCGGGCAACGCTTCGGTGCCGGCCATGTTATCGAGGTGTTGCGCGGCGGCCGGGGGCAGCGGCTGCTCGATCTGCGTCATGACCAGCTTTCCACCTACGGCATCGGCGCCGACCTGAGCCAGGCCGAATGGAGCTCGCTATTGCGCCAGCTGGTACATCTTGGTTATCTGCGCCAGGATGTCGCGGACTATTCCGTGCTCAAGTTGACGGAACGGGCCCGCCCCCTGCTGCGGGGGGAAGAGGTGTTGCATCTGGCGAAGCCGCGGATCCCGGCGGTGAAAAAGGAGGCTGGGGAAACAAAGGGCAAGAAGGATCTTGCCTGCGACCAAGTCCTCTTTCAGCGTCTGCGCGCCCTGCGCAAGACCATCGCCGAAACCGCTGGGGTGCCGCCTTTCGTCGTCTTCACCGATGCCACCCTGGTCGAACTGGCCAGAGTCCAGCCGGGCGATCACGCCGGATTACTCCGCATTGGCGGCATCGGCGCCCATAAAGCCGACCGCTACGGTGAGCTGTTTCTCGCCGAGTTGGCGGACTACAGGGAAAGCCAGGATAAAGAAATGGTGGCAGGGGAGGGGGAAGAGCGGCGGGAAGGTGATCGCCTTGATTGTTTGGCACAATAG
- a CDS encoding bacteriohemerythrin, producing MEWTEEYAVGHPLIDSHHRELFERFNALISACRARKGREEIGRLYDFLDEYVHYHFSAEEALMATAIYPEMAHHQHQHQGFIKRLWQWQSQFNESGASFDLLVETNEALFAWLIQHIRMVDMKLARIIPVAEG from the coding sequence ATGGAATGGACGGAGGAGTATGCGGTCGGACATCCGCTGATCGATTCCCATCATCGGGAACTGTTCGAGCGCTTCAATGCCCTGATCAGTGCTTGCCGAGCCAGAAAGGGGCGGGAGGAAATCGGGCGGTTGTATGATTTTCTCGATGAATATGTGCATTATCATTTTTCCGCCGAAGAGGCCCTGATGGCGACGGCGATCTATCCGGAGATGGCCCACCATCAGCACCAACACCAGGGATTTATCAAGCGCTTGTGGCAATGGCAGAGCCAATTCAACGAGTCCGGAGCCTCTTTCGACTTGCTGGTTGAAACCAACGAGGCCCTGTTCGCCTGGCTGATTCAGCACATTCGCATGGTCGATATGAAGCTGGCGCGGATCATCCCGGTCGCCGAGGGATGA
- a CDS encoding UbiD family decarboxylase, whose translation MSMQDIRGFVDLLEECGELRRIDTPVDADLEIAAITERCCKLPGGGPALFFEKVKGSEIPVLTNLFGSVKRMGWALWTDNLDLLAQRIARDLDKIEEGSAEARLAHLIDTPTGLPRLIKQGSCQETVQRDNASFAQIPALRSWPGDGGRYLTLPLVFTREAGTGRGNCGMYRVQLLDERRATIHWAEESDGARHYRSWQARGKAMPMAIALGGDLALLYTAGVPLPGGLDEVAFAGYLRRQPISMVRCMSCDLQIPAAAEIVLEGYLHPSETAIEGPFANHTGYYVPAASAPVFHLTTLTTRRRPLYPCTVVGPPPMETAYLAKASERLFLPLLQLDCPEVQDINFPVEGIYHGAALLSVKPEADGQGCLLLQKLQKHWLFKNSRLVVVFNSEVDVQNPTSSYWHVLNCVRADRDLEIHGSRVVIDATVRQKRKPVVADAKIMEMVDERWNEYGFSANK comes from the coding sequence ATGTCGATGCAGGATATTCGGGGATTTGTTGATTTGTTGGAGGAGTGTGGCGAATTGCGTCGGATCGACACTCCCGTCGACGCCGATCTGGAAATCGCCGCCATAACGGAGCGTTGCTGCAAACTTCCCGGGGGGGGGCCGGCTCTCTTTTTCGAAAAGGTGAAAGGGTCCGAGATTCCCGTACTCACCAATCTCTTTGGCTCCGTCAAACGCATGGGCTGGGCATTGTGGACTGATAACCTCGATCTGTTGGCGCAGAGAATTGCCCGGGATTTGGACAAGATTGAAGAGGGGAGCGCAGAGGCCCGACTCGCTCACCTGATCGACACGCCGACGGGGTTGCCGCGGCTGATCAAGCAGGGCAGTTGCCAGGAGACCGTCCAGCGCGACAATGCGTCTTTTGCTCAGATTCCGGCACTGCGATCCTGGCCGGGCGACGGAGGCCGTTACCTGACTCTGCCACTGGTTTTCACTCGCGAAGCAGGGACGGGACGAGGCAATTGCGGCATGTACCGGGTGCAACTTCTCGATGAACGTCGGGCGACGATCCATTGGGCGGAAGAGAGTGACGGTGCCCGCCATTATCGTTCCTGGCAGGCGCGTGGAAAAGCCATGCCGATGGCCATAGCTTTGGGTGGTGACCTGGCGTTGCTTTACACTGCCGGCGTTCCTCTTCCCGGGGGGCTCGATGAAGTCGCCTTTGCCGGCTATTTACGCCGGCAACCCATTTCCATGGTTCGCTGTATGAGCTGCGATCTTCAGATACCGGCAGCGGCGGAGATCGTATTGGAAGGTTACCTTCATCCCTCGGAAACAGCCATAGAAGGGCCATTCGCAAACCACACCGGCTACTATGTTCCCGCCGCCTCGGCGCCGGTTTTTCATTTGACTACCCTGACCACACGCCGGCGACCGCTCTACCCCTGTACCGTAGTTGGTCCCCCGCCCATGGAAACAGCCTATCTCGCAAAAGCCAGCGAGCGTCTTTTCCTCCCTCTGTTGCAGCTCGATTGTCCGGAAGTGCAGGACATTAATTTCCCGGTTGAAGGAATCTATCACGGCGCGGCCCTGCTCTCCGTAAAGCCTGAAGCCGATGGGCAAGGCTGTTTGCTTCTGCAGAAGCTACAAAAACACTGGCTTTTCAAAAATTCACGCCTCGTGGTTGTTTTTAATTCCGAAGTCGATGTGCAAAACCCGACGTCCTCCTACTGGCATGTTCTCAATTGCGTCAGGGCGGATAGGGATCTTGAGATCCATGGTTCGCGGGTCGTCATTGATGCGACCGTGCGCCAGAAGCGTAAGCCAGTGGTTGCCGATGCGAAGATTATGGAAATGGTTGACGAACGCTGGAACGAATATGGGTTTTCAGCAAACAAGTAA
- a CDS encoding NADH-quinone oxidoreductase subunit N: MENLVQTAMQNVNFAAIMPSLVLSCCAMALLLVNVFLPRGKSSLICWLSLGALVITGFFCLGAWNDPRFGFAGHVALDNFATFFNFTFLIAAGLSILMSDGFLKREEFNVGEYYPLILFTTAGAMWMASGTDMMTIFLGLEVLSVSLYILAGFLRNRVDSSEAGLKYFLLGAFSTGFLLYGIALIYGVTGTTNVADIGIYLSANPAELSNPLTVAGMLLLSTGFLFKIAVAPFHMWTPDVYQGAPTPITAFMSAGPKAAAFAALMRILTLGLGGLQDEWTSLLWILAVLTMTIGNVIAIYQTNLKRMLAYSSIAHAGYALVGIVAANEIGMSGILFYMLAYTFMNLGAFAVLVLAGKKGEDNLTLEGFAGFGYKKPLLAVAMTIFLFSLMGVPPMAGFVGKFYIFSGAIKAGYIWLAVIAMLNSAVSLYYYLRVMVYMYFKESGEDFGWVTMNVGAVVSIVLAIIGVLYLGILPGGIMEMAKSAIF; this comes from the coding sequence ATGGAAAATCTGGTGCAAACCGCCATGCAGAATGTCAACTTTGCGGCCATTATGCCATCGCTGGTGCTGAGCTGTTGTGCTATGGCGCTTCTGCTGGTCAATGTCTTTTTGCCGCGTGGGAAATCCTCGCTCATTTGCTGGTTGAGCTTGGGTGCCTTGGTCATTACCGGTTTCTTTTGCCTTGGGGCCTGGAATGATCCCAGGTTCGGCTTTGCCGGGCATGTGGCCTTGGATAATTTCGCCACCTTCTTCAACTTTACTTTCCTGATCGCTGCGGGACTCTCCATCCTGATGTCCGATGGCTTTCTCAAGCGTGAAGAGTTCAATGTCGGCGAATACTATCCGTTGATTCTCTTTACCACTGCCGGGGCGATGTGGATGGCGTCGGGCACCGACATGATGACCATTTTCCTTGGTCTCGAGGTTCTTTCGGTTTCCCTGTATATCCTTGCCGGTTTTCTCCGCAATCGCGTGGACTCCAGCGAGGCCGGCCTTAAGTATTTCCTGCTTGGGGCTTTTTCCACCGGTTTCCTGCTTTACGGTATTGCTCTGATCTACGGTGTTACCGGAACGACTAACGTTGCGGATATCGGTATCTATCTCAGCGCCAATCCTGCTGAGCTCTCCAACCCCTTGACCGTTGCCGGGATGCTGCTCCTCAGCACGGGCTTCCTGTTCAAGATTGCCGTTGCGCCTTTCCACATGTGGACTCCCGATGTCTACCAGGGCGCTCCGACTCCGATCACGGCCTTTATGAGTGCCGGACCGAAAGCTGCCGCTTTTGCCGCTTTAATGCGTATCCTGACTCTGGGGCTCGGTGGTCTTCAGGATGAATGGACCTCGCTGCTCTGGATTCTCGCAGTCCTGACCATGACCATTGGTAACGTGATCGCGATCTACCAGACCAATCTCAAGAGAATGCTGGCTTACTCGTCTATCGCTCATGCCGGCTATGCCTTGGTCGGTATCGTTGCTGCCAATGAAATCGGCATGTCGGGTATCCTCTTCTACATGCTCGCCTATACCTTCATGAATCTCGGTGCTTTCGCCGTGCTGGTTCTGGCCGGCAAGAAAGGCGAGGACAATCTCACTCTCGAAGGTTTTGCAGGTTTTGGTTACAAGAAGCCCCTGCTGGCTGTCGCGATGACCATTTTCCTCTTCTCCCTCATGGGCGTTCCGCCGATGGCTGGTTTCGTCGGTAAATTCTATATCTTCTCCGGTGCCATCAAAGCCGGTTATATCTGGCTGGCGGTAATTGCCATGCTCAACTCGGCGGTTTCCCTTTATTACTACCTGCGGGTCATGGTCTACATGTACTTCAAGGAGTCTGGTGAGGATTTCGGTTGGGTAACCATGAATGTTGGCGCCGTTGTCTCCATTGTTCTGGCGATTATAGGTGTTCTTTACCTCGGCATTCTGCCCGGGGGCATTATGGAAATGGCCAAATCTGCTATATTCTGA
- a CDS encoding NADH-quinone oxidoreductase subunit M, with protein sequence MTEHLLSLMTFFPILGMLVVLALPKGNGNLLKGFTLLITIITFFISLPLAFDDVFKTSGAMHYTEFAQWISIGDYFQMNYNVGVDGISLWLVILTTFIMPIAVLSTWHAVDKNIKGFMALTLLLETAMLGAFISLDLFLFYVFWELMLIPMYFMIGIWGGKNRIYAAVKFFIFTAVGSLLMLVAIIYVYYHAIQSGVEVAGFSIIDFYKLSISPEAQTWLFLAFAFSFAIKVPMFPVHTWLPDAHTEAPTAGSVILAAIMLKMGTYGYIRFAIPLFPEATQQFIPFLSLLAVIGIIYGALVAMMQDDVKKLVAYSSVSHLGFVMLGIFAMNTQGWSGGIIQMINHGISTGALFLIVGFIYERRHTRAINEFGGLAKQMPVFATIFMIMTLSSVGLPGTNGFVGEFLILMGAYESELRWFGVFATTGVILAAVYMLWMFQRVMFGELSNPANQKLKDLSAREVALMLPLLLFVFWIGVYPNTFFDKMNPAVDQLIQQVKGKQQVAMVENVIPGHLELK encoded by the coding sequence ATGACTGAACATCTTCTTAGCCTGATGACATTCTTTCCAATCTTGGGTATGCTAGTTGTCCTGGCACTTCCCAAGGGCAATGGAAATCTGCTCAAGGGCTTCACACTGCTTATTACAATTATCACCTTCTTCATCAGCCTCCCCTTGGCTTTTGATGATGTGTTCAAGACCTCTGGGGCGATGCATTATACTGAATTCGCTCAGTGGATCAGCATCGGTGATTATTTCCAGATGAACTACAACGTGGGAGTCGATGGCATCAGCCTCTGGTTGGTTATCCTGACGACTTTCATCATGCCGATCGCCGTTCTCTCGACGTGGCATGCGGTAGATAAAAACATCAAAGGGTTTATGGCGCTGACTCTGCTTCTCGAAACCGCCATGCTCGGTGCCTTTATCTCCCTCGACCTGTTCCTGTTTTATGTTTTCTGGGAACTGATGCTGATTCCCATGTACTTCATGATCGGTATCTGGGGCGGTAAGAACCGTATCTATGCTGCGGTTAAGTTCTTTATCTTCACCGCTGTCGGTTCATTGCTGATGCTGGTAGCCATCATCTACGTTTACTATCACGCCATCCAATCCGGTGTTGAAGTGGCGGGGTTCAGTATCATTGACTTCTACAAACTGAGCATCTCTCCCGAAGCTCAAACCTGGCTGTTCCTGGCTTTTGCCTTCAGCTTCGCGATCAAAGTTCCCATGTTCCCGGTGCATACTTGGTTGCCTGATGCCCATACCGAAGCGCCCACCGCTGGCTCGGTAATTCTGGCCGCTATTATGTTGAAGATGGGTACTTATGGTTATATTCGCTTCGCCATTCCGCTCTTCCCTGAAGCGACACAACAGTTTATTCCTTTCTTGTCCCTCTTGGCGGTCATCGGCATCATTTATGGTGCGCTGGTGGCGATGATGCAAGACGATGTGAAAAAACTGGTGGCCTACTCATCGGTTTCCCACCTTGGTTTTGTCATGCTCGGTATTTTCGCCATGAATACTCAAGGCTGGTCGGGCGGTATTATCCAAATGATCAACCACGGGATTTCAACTGGCGCGCTCTTCCTTATCGTTGGCTTTATCTACGAGCGTCGACATACCCGTGCCATTAACGAGTTCGGCGGTTTGGCCAAGCAGATGCCGGTATTCGCCACGATCTTTATGATCATGACCCTTTCCTCGGTTGGCTTGCCCGGGACCAACGGCTTTGTCGGTGAGTTCCTTATTCTGATGGGGGCCTATGAGAGTGAGTTGCGCTGGTTCGGTGTCTTTGCAACGACTGGGGTCATTCTGGCCGCTGTTTATATGCTCTGGATGTTCCAGCGGGTCATGTTTGGCGAATTGAGTAATCCTGCTAATCAGAAACTGAAGGACCTCTCCGCTCGTGAAGTCGCCTTGATGCTGCCTCTTTTACTCTTCGTCTTCTGGATCGGTGTTTATCCGAACACCTTCTTCGACAAGATGAATCCGGCTGTTGATCAGCTCATTCAGCAGGTCAAAGGAAAGCAGCAGGTGGCTATGGTCGAGAACGTCATTCCCGGCCATCTGGAACTTAAATAA
- the nuoL gene encoding NADH-quinone oxidoreductase subunit L yields the protein MYDKLWLIPFFPLLGCLINGLLGKKIKNEKIIGGIGTLAMVSSFVLSCKYFFQLLGDTVKTHEIVLASWISVGQLQVDWGFLFDPLTAVMLLVVTGVGSLIHLYSIGYMHGEEGFYRYFSYLNLFAFAMLMLVTGSNAVVMFIGWEGVGLCSYLLIGYYFHKKSASDAAKKAFVVNRVGDFGFLIGLFVLYWTLGSHGVWTVNFLEIGQNAHLLGMGSSVVTLVTLCFFLGCTGKSAQIPLYTWLPDAMEGPTPVSALIHAATMVTAGVYMIGRMNPLFALSPDTMMVIAVVGGVTALFSASIGLAQNDIKRVLAYSTVSQLGYMFLAMGVGAFTAGIFHLMTHAFFKACLFLGSGSVIHAMHHAYHHAHLHDDAQDMRNMGGLRKKMPITFLTFLVSTIAIAGIPGFSGFFSKDEILWWSFASTRGHVALWVLGACAAGMTAFYMFRLVFMTFFGEQRTHAKAKDHVHESPLVITIPLMVLGLLAVVGGYIGIPAVIGHTFGNIPNYFGDFLAPVFKPTQDLYNISAHGSPAAEFGLMGVSVGIALCGIFLAYIMYIKNPALPGKFVASFTGLWRAVFNKWYVDELYDALVVNPTKKIGTFCWKGFDVRVVDGAVNGIGKLINVFSNALRYTQTGFAHNYAMTMALGVVAILAFYVFR from the coding sequence ATGTACGACAAACTATGGCTGATCCCATTTTTCCCACTGTTGGGGTGCTTGATCAACGGCCTTTTAGGCAAGAAGATCAAGAACGAGAAGATCATTGGCGGCATTGGTACTCTGGCCATGGTCTCCTCCTTCGTCCTCTCCTGCAAGTATTTCTTTCAGTTGCTCGGAGACACGGTCAAGACGCATGAAATCGTTCTTGCTTCGTGGATTTCCGTCGGTCAGCTGCAGGTCGACTGGGGTTTTCTGTTCGACCCCCTCACAGCAGTCATGCTGCTCGTCGTTACTGGTGTCGGTTCGCTGATTCACCTGTATTCCATTGGTTATATGCATGGTGAAGAAGGATTCTATCGCTACTTTTCTTACTTGAATCTTTTTGCCTTTGCCATGTTGATGCTCGTTACCGGCAGCAACGCGGTTGTCATGTTTATCGGTTGGGAAGGTGTTGGCCTCTGTTCCTATCTGCTGATTGGTTATTACTTTCATAAGAAGAGCGCCAGTGATGCCGCCAAAAAGGCCTTCGTGGTCAACCGGGTCGGCGACTTCGGATTCCTGATCGGTCTCTTTGTGCTCTACTGGACGCTGGGCAGCCACGGCGTATGGACTGTGAATTTCCTGGAAATCGGCCAGAATGCTCATCTCCTCGGCATGGGCAGCTCGGTAGTTACCCTGGTTACTCTCTGCTTCTTCCTGGGTTGTACTGGTAAGTCAGCGCAAATTCCTCTCTATACCTGGTTGCCAGACGCCATGGAAGGTCCGACCCCGGTCTCCGCTCTGATCCATGCGGCAACCATGGTTACCGCCGGTGTGTACATGATCGGCCGGATGAATCCGCTCTTCGCCTTGTCTCCTGACACCATGATGGTTATCGCTGTCGTCGGTGGTGTAACGGCTCTCTTTTCCGCCAGCATCGGTCTTGCCCAAAACGATATCAAGCGGGTTCTGGCCTACTCCACGGTCTCCCAGTTGGGCTACATGTTCCTGGCCATGGGTGTTGGTGCCTTTACCGCCGGTATTTTCCACCTCATGACCCACGCCTTCTTCAAGGCCTGTCTCTTCCTTGGTTCCGGTTCGGTCATTCACGCCATGCATCATGCCTATCATCACGCGCATCTTCATGACGATGCCCAGGACATGCGGAACATGGGTGGTCTGCGCAAGAAAATGCCGATCACGTTCCTCACCTTCCTGGTTTCGACCATTGCCATTGCCGGTATTCCCGGTTTCTCAGGCTTCTTCTCCAAGGACGAGATCCTCTGGTGGTCTTTCGCCTCGACCCGCGGTCATGTCGCTCTCTGGGTCCTTGGCGCCTGTGCCGCTGGTATGACCGCCTTTTACATGTTCCGCCTGGTCTTCATGACTTTCTTCGGTGAACAGCGGACCCATGCCAAGGCGAAAGATCATGTCCATGAGTCTCCCCTGGTCATCACCATCCCGTTGATGGTATTGGGTTTGCTCGCCGTTGTGGGTGGCTATATCGGCATTCCCGCAGTCATCGGTCACACTTTTGGGAATATTCCCAACTACTTCGGGGACTTCCTTGCTCCGGTCTTCAAGCCTACCCAGGATCTTTATAATATTTCCGCTCATGGCAGCCCCGCTGCCGAGTTCGGCTTGATGGGAGTCTCCGTAGGTATCGCTCTTTGCGGGATCTTCCTGGCCTACATCATGTACATTAAAAACCCCGCCCTCCCCGGCAAGTTTGTTGCCTCCTTCACTGGCCTCTGGCGAGCGGTTTTCAACAAATGGTACGTCGATGAGCTTTATGATGCCCTTGTTGTTAATCCCACGAAAAAGATCGGTACTTTCTGCTGGAAAGGGTTTGATGTCCGAGTTGTAGATGGGGCTGTCAACGGCATCGGCAAGTTGATCAATGTTTTCTCCAATGCGCTGCGTTACACCCAGACTGGCTTTGCCCATAACTATGCCATGACTATGGCGTTGGGTGTGGTTGCCATTCTCGCATTCTACGTCTTCAGGTAA
- the nuoK gene encoding NADH-quinone oxidoreductase subunit NuoK produces MFTVTVHHYLVVSAILFSLGTIGVLTRRNAIVVFMCIELMLNGVNLSFIALSHFLGNMDGQVFVFFVMTVAAAEAAVGLALMIAFFKHKESIDVEDFNLLKW; encoded by the coding sequence ATGTTTACCGTAACTGTGCACCATTATCTTGTTGTCAGCGCCATTCTCTTTTCGCTGGGAACCATTGGGGTTCTCACCCGGAGAAATGCCATCGTCGTCTTTATGTGTATCGAACTGATGCTCAATGGCGTCAACCTGTCGTTCATTGCCCTCTCCCATTTCCTTGGCAACATGGATGGGCAGGTTTTCGTCTTCTTCGTTATGACCGTGGCCGCCGCTGAGGCAGCAGTCGGTCTGGCTCTCATGATCGCCTTCTTCAAGCATAAGGAGTCGATCGACGTGGAAGACTTCAATCTGCTGAAATGGTAA
- a CDS encoding NADH-quinone oxidoreductase subunit J: MELLFFYLVALVAVLSGIMVITCKSPINSAISLVMTFFCLAIFYVMLHAPFMAAIQIMVYAGAIIVLIIFVIMLLNLGTAVQARTSHCIAWGSVVGALMMLLAMTFLKGGETTTVQGEITKEVVAQVGHTELIGQAMFTNFLLPFEIASILLLVAIVGAVVLTKREV; the protein is encoded by the coding sequence ATGGAACTTCTATTTTTCTATCTGGTCGCCCTGGTCGCGGTCTTATCCGGAATAATGGTCATTACATGCAAGAGTCCAATCAACAGTGCAATTTCACTGGTGATGACCTTTTTCTGTCTGGCTATCTTCTATGTCATGCTGCATGCGCCTTTTATGGCCGCCATCCAGATCATGGTATATGCGGGGGCGATCATCGTACTGATTATCTTCGTAATCATGTTGCTCAACCTCGGTACGGCCGTACAAGCGCGGACTTCTCACTGTATTGCTTGGGGGTCCGTGGTTGGCGCGTTGATGATGTTGCTGGCGATGACTTTCCTCAAAGGTGGTGAAACCACGACAGTCCAAGGTGAAATCACCAAGGAAGTGGTTGCGCAGGTTGGACACACTGAGCTGATCGGTCAGGCGATGTTCACCAACTTCCTGCTGCCCTTTGAGATTGCCTCAATTCTTCTTCTGGTAGCGATTGTTGGCGCTGTGGTGCTGACCAAAAGAGAAGTTTAG